The nucleotide window TCGAACTATATCAGGAAAGTTATAAAGCTTTTGTATATTTGCTAACTACGTAATTTAACAATATAACAGTACAACAATGTAACAATACTATTCAGTCCTAATCGGTAAACTGGTACATTGATACATTGGTAAATTTTTGAAAAATGGAAGATTTAAAATTAGAATTAAAAAACAAAATCATAGAAGTTCTTAACCTTGAGGACGTTGCAGTAGAAGAAATCAAAGATACAGACCCACTTTTCGGTGGCGGTCTTGGTTTGGATTCTATCGACGCTTTGGAATTAATCGTACTTCTAGACAAAGACTACGGAATCAAATTATCAGACCCGAAAAAAGGAAAAGAAATCTTCCAATCCATCGAAGTGATGGCAAAATACATCGAAGAAAACAGAACAAAATAATTCAATCTAACAATGTATCAATCTGGCAATGTACCAATATTGTTACACTGTTAAATTGATACATTGGTACATTATAAAAGGATGAGTCAAAAAATTGCCATTACAGGGATGGGCATCATTTCCTCCATTGGTAACAATGTCGGGGAAAATTTTATTTCGCTTACGACCGGTAAACACGGTATTTCAGACATCGAACTGTTTGAAACACGCCACGCCGGAAGCATCAAAACGGGCGAGATAAAATTGTCTAATGAAGAACTTGTGCAGAAACTTCAGCTGGATGAAGACAACAATGTTACAAGAACCGCTTTGTTGGGGATGGTAGCCGCAAAAGAAGCTGTAGAAAGCGCCGGAATTTCGGATATCAACGAGTACAGAACCGGACTCATCTCCTCCACCAGCGTAGGCGGAATGGACATCACCGAAAAATATTTCTACACCTACGAAGATTTCCCTGAAAAGCAAAAATACATCGACGCTCACGACGCTGGAAATTCATCTTTGGCAATTGCCGAGTTATTGGGTCTGAAGGGAATGGTTTCTACCATCAGCACGGCCTGTTCGTCTGCAGCCAATGCGATTATGATGGGCGCAAAACTCATCAAAAACGGAGTTTTAGACCGTGTAATTGTCGGCGGTACAGATTCACTTTCAAAGTTTACTTTGAATGGATTTAATACGCTGATGATTTTGACGGATTCTTACAACACACCATTTGACAACGACAGAAAAGGTCTGAACTTAGGCGAAGCAGCCGCTTTCCTGGTTTTGGAATCTGATGAAATTGTCAAAAAAGAAAATAAAAAAGTCCTCGCTTATCTTTCCGGTTATGGAAATGCCAACGATGCGCACCACCAAACCGCATCCTCGGAAAACGGACAAGGCGCTTTTTTAGCAATGGAAAAAGCTTTGAAAGTTTCAGGTTTAGATAAAGAAAACATCGATTACATCAACGTTCACGGTACCGCAACTCCGAATAATGATTTGTCTGAAGGCATTGCAATGATTCGGATTTTTGGTGAAAATCAGGTTCCGGAATTCAGTTCTACGAAAGCGTTTACGGGTCATACTTTGGCGGCGGCGGCGGGAATTGAAGCCGTTTATTCGATTTTGGCGATGCAGAACAATGTTATTTTTCCAAATTTAAATTTTAAAACCAAAATGGAAGAATTTGATTTGACGCCGGTTACCGAACTGAAAGAAAAAAATATCAATCACGTACTTTCCAATTCATTTGGATTTGGCGGAAACTGTTCAACTTTAATTTTTTCTAAATAATGAGTGCGGTTTACATCAACAGTGTCGCCTGCATCTCGGTTCAGGACACTTTAAACGAAAATTTCTTCGACACTTTAAAACCTGAAAATTCAATTCAGATTTTAAAAGCCATCGAGCCCAACTATAAAGAATTCATTCCGCCCGCGATGAGCCGGAGAATGTCTAAAACGGTCAAAATGAGCTCCGTAGCTTCTACGAAAGCTTTAAAAGAAGCAGGAATTGAAAAACCCGATTCTATCATCGTCGGAACTGGAATGGGCTGTTCTCAGGATTCTGAAAAGTTCCTGAAAAATGTTTTGGAAAACAATGAAGAATTTCTGACACCAACGTTTTTCATTCAATCAACGCACAACACGGTTTCAGGACAGATTGCTCTGGGATTGCAATGTCACGGCTATAATTTCACGTACGTCAACAGCTCATCTTCACTCGAATTTTCAATGCTGGATGCGAAACTTCAGATTTTGGATGGTGAGGCAGAAAATGTTTTAGTAGGTTCAACGGACGAACAAACGGAAAGAACGATGGAGCTCTATAAATTGAGTAATTCCATTAAAAAAGAAGAAAATCTTCCGGTTGATTATTTGAATTCAACGACGCAAGGTGTGATTTGGGGCGAAGGCTCAAGCTTTTTTGTTTTAGGCAAAGACAAAACTGAAGCTTCTTATGCACAACTCAAAGATATTCAAATTTTTAACTCATTAGAACTTAATGAAACTCAACAATTCATTGAAAATTTTTTAATTAAAAACAATTTGAAAAACGAAGAGATTGATGCTGTGATTTTAGGTTTCAGCGGAGATTCAGAATCGAATGTTTATTACAAAAATGCATCGCAATTATTTCCAAATTCTTCATTACTCTATTATAAACACTTGAGTGGAGAATTTAATACAGCAAGCGGTTTTTCAACATTTATGGCCTGTCAGATTCTGAAAAATCAGGTGATTCCGGAAGTGATGAAAATTAATGATGTGAAAAAAGAAAGGATTCAAAATATTCTTTTGTACAATCATTTGGGAGGAATTGACCACAGTTTGGTTTTGCTGGAAAAGGCTTAATTATTTATATTTTAATAGCTGCTTTTGTCATTCCGTAGGAATCTAAACTCTCACAATTCTTTGCTGAGATTCCTATGGAATGACAAACACACTGCCAAAAGTAGCCGAATATTTTAAATTAAAATCCAAAAAATAAAGATGAAACATTATTCTTTTATTATTTTTTATCTTTTTCTGAATGTATTTATGTATGCATTTCAAGGAACAATTTGGGTTTACATCTTTTGCTTCATTCTATTTTCAGCAGTTGTAATTTGGGGTTCATTTGATATTAAATTAGGATATTTTGTCAATAGTTTTACTCATAAACGGACAAAAATCAAAGAAGTTGCTTTGACTTTCGATGACGGACCGACAGAATTCACACCAAAATTTTTAGATGTTTTAAAAGAAAACAACATCAAAGCCACCTTTTTCTGCATCGGAAAACAGATTCAAAAATATCCTGAAACTTTCCAAAGAATCATTGCAGAAGGTCATACGGTTGGTAATCACACTTTGTCACATTCCAATAATACCGGATTTTTACCGACTTCAAAAATGATTGAGGAAATTGAAAAATGCGATGAAGTGATGTTGAAAATTGGCAGTTTTAAAACCGATTTGTACCGTCCACCTTTCGGCGTAACCAATCCAAAT belongs to Chryseobacterium sp. KACC 21268 and includes:
- a CDS encoding polysaccharide deacetylase family protein; its protein translation is MKHYSFIIFYLFLNVFMYAFQGTIWVYIFCFILFSAVVIWGSFDIKLGYFVNSFTHKRTKIKEVALTFDDGPTEFTPKFLDVLKENNIKATFFCIGKQIQKYPETFQRIIAEGHTVGNHTLSHSNNTGFLPTSKMIEEIEKCDEVMLKIGSFKTDLYRPPFGVTNPNIAKAIKKTNKKSIGWNVRSLDTVIPDEKKILKKVTKKLQKGSIILLHDTSEKTYNVLVELLLFLEREKYSTFTIDSIIKSEK
- a CDS encoding beta-ketoacyl-[acyl-carrier-protein] synthase family protein, with protein sequence MSQKIAITGMGIISSIGNNVGENFISLTTGKHGISDIELFETRHAGSIKTGEIKLSNEELVQKLQLDEDNNVTRTALLGMVAAKEAVESAGISDINEYRTGLISSTSVGGMDITEKYFYTYEDFPEKQKYIDAHDAGNSSLAIAELLGLKGMVSTISTACSSAANAIMMGAKLIKNGVLDRVIVGGTDSLSKFTLNGFNTLMILTDSYNTPFDNDRKGLNLGEAAAFLVLESDEIVKKENKKVLAYLSGYGNANDAHHQTASSENGQGAFLAMEKALKVSGLDKENIDYINVHGTATPNNDLSEGIAMIRIFGENQVPEFSSTKAFTGHTLAAAAGIEAVYSILAMQNNVIFPNLNFKTKMEEFDLTPVTELKEKNINHVLSNSFGFGGNCSTLIFSK
- a CDS encoding phosphopantetheine-binding protein, giving the protein MEDLKLELKNKIIEVLNLEDVAVEEIKDTDPLFGGGLGLDSIDALELIVLLDKDYGIKLSDPKKGKEIFQSIEVMAKYIEENRTK
- a CDS encoding beta-ketoacyl synthase N-terminal-like domain-containing protein — translated: MSAVYINSVACISVQDTLNENFFDTLKPENSIQILKAIEPNYKEFIPPAMSRRMSKTVKMSSVASTKALKEAGIEKPDSIIVGTGMGCSQDSEKFLKNVLENNEEFLTPTFFIQSTHNTVSGQIALGLQCHGYNFTYVNSSSSLEFSMLDAKLQILDGEAENVLVGSTDEQTERTMELYKLSNSIKKEENLPVDYLNSTTQGVIWGEGSSFFVLGKDKTEASYAQLKDIQIFNSLELNETQQFIENFLIKNNLKNEEIDAVILGFSGDSESNVYYKNASQLFPNSSLLYYKHLSGEFNTASGFSTFMACQILKNQVIPEVMKINDVKKERIQNILLYNHLGGIDHSLVLLEKA